In one Candidatus Polarisedimenticolaceae bacterium genomic region, the following are encoded:
- a CDS encoding sulfite oxidase → MRFGKHPRFVVRSEAPFNGGAPLDLLGAQAVTPTPLFYVRNHADVPDIDRAAFRLVVEGLVDRELVLSLDDLARLPRRDVEAVLPCAGNRRLELMAVAPTPGELPWGPEAASNAAWSGFALADVLAVAGLRDGAAHVAFEGLDLCERHGDTFGFGGSIPLEKAVGGEVLLADRMNGAPLEAVHGAPLRALVPGYIGARSVKWLSRIRVQAQPSDNYFQRRAYRLLPADAAPGAEAGPMLGAFPVNAIVTSPSPDAELAAGRVEVSGVALVGGGRTIARVEISGDAGGSWVEATLERRASRWSWTRFRAGVRLAPGAGTIVARAWDDAGSGQPEHPAGIWNAKGYQNNAWYRVAVLAT, encoded by the coding sequence TTGAGGTTCGGAAAACACCCGCGGTTCGTGGTGCGCTCCGAGGCTCCGTTCAACGGCGGCGCGCCGCTCGATCTCCTCGGTGCGCAGGCCGTCACGCCGACGCCGCTTTTCTACGTGCGCAACCACGCCGACGTTCCCGACATCGATCGCGCCGCGTTCCGACTCGTCGTGGAGGGGCTCGTCGACCGCGAGCTCGTGCTCTCGCTCGACGACCTCGCGCGACTTCCTCGACGCGACGTCGAGGCGGTGTTGCCTTGCGCGGGAAACCGACGCCTCGAGCTGATGGCCGTCGCGCCGACCCCCGGCGAGCTCCCGTGGGGCCCGGAGGCGGCGAGCAATGCGGCCTGGAGCGGTTTCGCGCTCGCGGACGTGCTCGCGGTCGCGGGGTTGCGCGACGGCGCCGCGCACGTCGCCTTCGAAGGGCTCGACCTCTGCGAGCGGCACGGGGACACCTTCGGCTTCGGAGGGTCGATCCCCCTCGAGAAGGCGGTCGGGGGCGAGGTGCTCCTCGCCGACCGGATGAACGGCGCGCCCCTGGAGGCGGTGCACGGCGCTCCGCTGCGGGCCCTCGTGCCGGGGTACATCGGCGCGCGCAGCGTCAAGTGGCTCTCGCGGATCCGCGTTCAGGCGCAGCCGAGCGACAACTACTTCCAGCGCAGGGCCTACCGGCTGCTGCCTGCGGACGCGGCACCGGGCGCGGAGGCGGGGCCGATGCTCGGCGCGTTCCCCGTCAACGCGATCGTGACGTCGCCGTCGCCCGACGCGGAACTCGCTGCGGGGCGCGTCGAAGTTTCGGGGGTCGCGCTCGTGGGCGGAGGACGCACGATCGCGCGCGTCGAGATCTCCGGCGACGCGGGCGGAAGCTGGGTGGAGGCGACGCTGGAGCGTCGCGCCTCGAGGTGGTCGTGGACGCGCTTCCGCGCCGGCGTGCGCCTCGCGCCGGGTGCGGGGACGATCGTCGCCCGCGCGTGGGACGACGCAGGGTCCGGGCAGCCGGAGCATCCCGCGGGAATCTGGAACGCGAAGGGGTACCAGAACAACGCGTGGTACCGGGTCGCGGTCCTCGCAACCTAG